The genome window TCATCAGCAGCAGCCAGCCGAGATAAGAAAGAAGAGATGCGGCAGCAAAAGAGAGACGAAGAAGGCTTGCACCTTCTGACCTTACTGCTCCAATGCGCGGAGGCCGTCTCCGCTGATAATTTTGAGGAAGCTAATAAGATGCTACTTGAGATCTCGGAGCTGTCGACGCCATTTGGAACTTCAGCGCAGCGAGTGGCTGCTTACTTCTCGGAGGCTATGTCAGCAAGGCTGGTCAGCTCTTGCTTGGGGATATACGCCACGCTTCCTTCAATGCCCCAAAGCCATACCCAGAAGATGGCTTCGGCCTTTCAGGTGTTCAATGGGATTGGCCCTTTCGTCAAGTTCTCTCATTTCACAGCCAACCAAGCGATACAAGAAGCGTTTGAAAGGGAAGAGAGAGTCCACATCATAGATCTGGACGTCATGCAAGGTTTGCAGTGGCCTGGGCTATTTCATATCCTAGCATCTAGGCCAGGTGGACCACCATATGTCCGCTTGACCGGGCTGGGGACCTCTTTGGAGGCTCTTGAAGCAACGGGGAAACGTCTGTCTGATTTCGCACACAAACTGGGACTTCCCTTTGAGTTCATTCCAGTGGCCGAAAAGGTTGGAAATTTGGAGCCGGAGAGGCTTAATGTGAGCAAGAGGGAGGCTGTGGCCGTCCACTGGTTGCAACACTCGCTCTACGATGTCACCGGTTCCGATACAAATATGCTTTGTCTGTTGCAAAGGTATTAacttaatcatcatcatcatcatcatctctgaCTACGTCCTAAGTATTATTACTTACTCACAAGATCATAACACGAGATCCCATACCTAAAAAAGGGTTCATAATATATAGTCTGATCTCATTCTCCTCCTCTCTTTccttgtgattttcttttcttatacaAAAAAGCATTTCTTTTTGACTTATAACACAGACAcattttcctatatatatattgtaggAGCAAGCTGGAGCTTATCAGCtaataaaaagttttgttttcatattatattcTATACATCAAAAGGGTAGATGCTAATGATAATgacttcaaatttattatttttcttgtactaGTAGATATGATTTTGGAAGTATTGGATTAATGAATcatattatcttgaatttgcaATGAGATTTAGTGCATGATTTGATATCCACATATACTCTATTTTGTTACTACAGTATacacataaatttaaattaagagCCAGCCCCAGCCAGCCAATATTAACCGTTCCATTATCCATGTTGAGCTAGTTAAGCTAGGTTATGGATAAATTAATTTAGCATGCACCACGCTCGTGGTCGCTAATGGGATGGGGTGGATGGATTCTGTTGCAGGTTGGCACCAAAAGTAGTGACTGTGGTAGAACAGGACCTAAGCCATGCGGGATCCTTCCTGGGAAGGTTTGTGGAGGCCATACACTACTACTCCGCACTGTTCGACTCCTTGGGAGCAAGCTATGGGGAGGAGAGTGAGGAGAGGCATGTAGTGGAGCAGCAGTTGCTCTCCAGAGAGATACGCAATGTATTGGCCGTGGGAGGTCCTTCCAGAAGTGGGGATGTCAAGTTCCACAACTGGAGGGAAAAACTACAACAGTCCGGGTTCAAAGGCATCTCTCTTGCTGGGAATGCTGCTACACAAGCCACTTTGCTCCTTGGCATGTTCCCCTCTGATGGTTATACATTAGTGGAGGATAATGGCACCCTCAAGCTTGGTTGGAAAGACCTTTGCTTGCTCACTGCTTCTGCCTGGAGGCCTTTTCACGTTACTATTGAAACTGCTACTACCACCCctcgccaccaccaccaccaccaacaacaacaacaacaccaccaccaccgcttTGTCActgcctagctagctagctatctGGTTAATTTGCTTGCCTACTTTTCAATGTTGTTACCAAACAGCATGAATTAAACCTTTTTGTCTCCATCCCATTTGTCTTCTACATTGGACTATGGATATAAAAAGCTTGCAGAGTTTTTATTCGTCATGTAGATTAACCAGAtgcttttttttcaagaaaaaaatttcatccgTTTTCCGCGTATAAGTTAATTACAAGTAAATTcacataatttttatgaaaaaaacacGCAAATTTCAAGTGACTATTTAacatttttgttaattaaaactaatttttatcaattgatacattaatcaagaaaaaaaataaaaatatgttgagatttctctaaaaattaaaaaatgtatagCTAAGGGAACTGGAAAATATCAATGGTATAATCTTTCATGTAAGAACTTGCGTCCTCACGAGGGGGTTTGCCTTAAAAAACATCACGGTTTAACATGTCCATAAGACACGCCAAATTAAGGTCTCATGGAGTTGAAGTGAATGTTGACCTGATACCGTTCCATGACATCCCAAACTTAGAAAAGGGGCTTGATGTGGACTTGAACAGCCTATGAACTTACAAATACAAGACCAAAATTGGGTTCGTTATCCTTAATTACCATCTAAAAGgaatcacaataataataataaaaaaaataaatcacataacACAGATTTCATATGGTTAGAAAAACAGGCTTAAAGCACATATTTAAAGGAAATATGTCTCATAATGGAAATCCTATAAGGTTTGCTTTGTTAGGCAAAACTAATCCTAAACCCATAGAATTTCTTTTGGTGAATACGAAATCCTTAATGATGGTTTTATCCTTTAGAGCACAAACGTCCAAAGCTTCACCAGTTTTCCATGCTTCCATAGCTTCTAACCTAGCTCGGTTAGAAAGGGTCGAATTGGTTCCTTTAAGGTGGTTTTGTTAGAACTAGGAGTGCGATTCCCCCTTCCTTTCTGGTTTGAATTCATGGCGCACTAGGCTAGTTACTTTTGGCCCTAGCAATTAGAGCTTGTCATGCGTTTTCTTCTAATTCCAATTTTGCGCTTTGGTGCAGGTTCCTTTCCTCCATTCTGTCAATTAAGATAACCAATTCTTTAAGCATATCTTAATGGAGAGAGGGCTCAAGGCCTGGAACAACTTGCTTTGATCTTCTAGAGCTACTGGGCTGAGGAAGTATTCTAGCAGGAGAGCAGGGAAAAGGCTTCACACTGAATGGGCTTTCCATACGAGCAGAAGCCGCGTCATTATGCAAGGTTGAAAGAGAGATTCTCTATAGACCCTTGGTTGCGCAACCGTGTGCAAGTCCAACTACTTTCGAGCAGGCTTCACATGGATTTTAACTGATATCAGGGTTGGTGGCATCGAAGATGGTCACCTAGCTCTGGCAACCCCATCTTTACTGGCGCAGCCTCACGTTCCCATTACAATAGTCACCTTTGCAGCTGCCTATCTACCACCGCAGCAAACCCAGCCATTACACCATCACATCCAATATCACACAAATAAAGTCAATTGCCCTTCACACATTTAATAGCCTGTCGCTATCCATAACCATTCTATCAGGCAGGCATACTTGCTCTCTTAAATGCAACAATCTAGTGGAAACTTGTTATTCATTCTCGAACTAGTCGCATGGACAGACTTTGTCGATCCACAACTTGTCAAACCACTCTTTAGCATGGACACAAACTTTCCAGCATACCAATCAATCACAACATATCACAAGATAACAATAAATTACACAGGAATTTGTCATCCTCCAACTTCTGGCCTTCGGGAACATCCCAAGTTGATGTGTCACTATATCATGCTCACCCTGCCTTTGGAATTTAGCTTAGCATGATATCTGAATTCTGACATTTACACTCCAGAAGATGGAGTCCAAAAACGAAAAATCTAGAGTAGGAGCCCCGGGCCCTCAGAAATAATTATTGCCGACACTAAAAATTCCTCAATGCTATGTCCAGCTGCATGCCAGGACCTCAATTGACAGGCCACAATTTCGGCAATGTCAATTAGGTTAATGCATGAACAAATTGACAATTAAATATCGATACAAAGGGTAAGGTAAATCATCCCTTTAAGTTTCTCatcacaaaattaattaatcacgctttaaatcaaataacaaacaaCCCGAGAAAAGAATTAACTTTGCTAGGCACAAGACAACTTGCTTTCTCCACCACCAGTAACAACACAGATGGCTATTCAATCTTCTTGAAATTTAGCATACAGCTGAACCCTTTTTGTGTCCAGTAATATTGCTAAGCATTTGTATCCCACAACAACTTACCAAATAAGAAGCAGAGAACGCAGTTCTTCTTGTCATTCACTACAGTTTCCAATACGTTCTCCTCTCCTGGCAACTACAGGCGCCTCCAAGGTGTTCATTCCCTTCTGCTTGCTAGAAACTAGATAAAATATTCCAGTCCATTTATTTACCAAAAAATCAGAAGGCACTTTGTTGCAACCCAATATCTTTTTCAGGAATCTAAGCTCAGAAAAATTATGAGcaccaagaaaacaaacatcTGGACATTCATGCTTCTTGAATGCTCTCCACAAACAATGGCAGTATCTATACCACTGGCTCGTTATGGATTCACATTGCACTCCACCAATAATTGATCATGTCGGTTTAGAAACCTCTTCCAATAATGTTTATACTTTGGGATTCCTAACTCAAGCCAAGGTTTCATTTGTCCATTAAAGTGCAACACGGAAGCCTTCTTAATGGCTTGGACATCAATCCCATAGTCATGACCCAGTCCAGACAAAGCCCATGCACCATCAAGCGGATAAACTAGGTCTTGAAAGGTAAGCAAGCTTGTGCTCAATGCAACAGATTCATCTGACTCTGTTCCCTTGCTAACCTGGTTTCCATGTTTGAAATGTAGGAAAACAAATGAGATCTACCTGGTGGTCAAAATCTAATGatagtaaaaatttaaatattcactGAACCACCACATGAAAATACAGAAATCATACTGGTCAATATCCTTCTACCGAAGTTGTTATAGCAATATAGTGGATGCATTTGATTACAGTTTCATGTTTTATGATCCAGCTAGTTTTCTTGCATAAGATTAGAAATCACATAAATTGGTCAACCAAATCCTTTTGCCAAAGTTGATATACCTTTATGTTTGGATCATTGGATCAAAAGAGGGTTGGGTTACTATTTCATATATACTATACAACTAGTTTCTCCTCATAGATGATTAAAACAGTcaaacaacaaattattcaCAAAAGAAATatctcataaaataaatttggtaaAACTAAATCACTCACCTCTTGTCCCAGCTTCCAATAAGTTTTAGTAAGATCTAGCTCTCTCCACCTGACCAGATCAATTACATTCAATCCAGACATCCAAGCACAAGAAGTTTTATCAAAAATGCTTTTTCCCAGATAACTTCTAAGCTGACCCAACTGCACCGAACATAATTGTAAAGCACCATTCACTTTCCTTCCCATGTTAAGGTTCCACAGGTCAGACAAGTCCCGCTGGACAACAACATCATCATCCAGAACCACAACTCTCTTCAACTTCTCAAATATATAAGGAAGAAGATAGTGAGTATGGGAAAAAACAGATACATATTCCGTTCTTAAATGAGATGCTGGTGGATTAGTAACAGTTTGGAAAGAAACACGATACTCCACTGGCAGGGACATGCTTTTCAGAACCTCCTTATCATAATATTTCAGGGTAACATTTTCAATGTTCAAAACTTGGACAGCAGCTTCCTTGTAAGTATTTCTAAGGAACCATAGTTTCATTGCATAATAATTCAGTCCATCTGTCAGAACATGAAAAACCAGATTCCCACTTTCCTGAAGCATGCAGGAAAATGATTAGATAATcagaattcagaaattttttaatgtaaagagTACATGGAAGAATACTGGCAACATACTCTTGCATGCACAGCAGTGGAGTTGATTACAACTGAAGCAGCAAGTACATTTGTGGAGAATACAACATAGTGTTGCAATGATGGATCTGAATATCTCTCAGACAGAGGGAACTCCTTATCATGTGCAGAAGATTTAAAATATTCCACAATCAGTCTCATAGAGAGACAGTGTAAACCCTTTGGCATGGTCTGCACTGCAAGTTGATAAAGGAAAGCACTCTGCTTCATGTGAAAATTAGTTTCTTCCTCGGTTAGATCAAGTATCTGCCTCAATTTCTTGTCAACGTTATTACAATCCACAGGGAATGTTTTAGCTTTAGATATCACATTTTCCATCTTCTGTAATTTCTTCTGAATTCTGATGAAACAGGTAAATTAGTGTGCTGGAGCAGGAATTATGTAAAATTGTTAAGCAGTATCTATTACAAGAGACAAAGTATCAAAGAGTGACAGTCCACATCAAAAGGAGACAGCAAGCAACAATTCGAGcataaatttcatcaaaaaacaATGAGGCCATTTAGCAACAAGGGAGGGAACACCAACACCTTAATCAACAATAAGCTCAACAGATCATTTACCAACTTCTGCTTCAACATTCTGTAGTATTGTTAAACGTGGGTGAAGCTGCTCAAAAAGTGATGCAGGACAAACTGATACTTATTGTTAGAATCAGGTTGTGGAATTTAGATATTTTGAGACTTGGAAATTGACCACAGGTTCAATTTATGCAGAATCAAGGGGAAAATGGTGGAAAGCTACTAGCTCACATCATAAGGTTCAAGGAACCACTCCTTTAATGGAAAAACTAAGCATCAGATTGTAGGGATCAAGGAATCATCAAccttgaattaaaattcacCACACTCTCAATAAGGTAAATCAAACAGTTGCACCTTTCTTCATAAAATCTCTAGAATTGAAAGACTACAAGCATGTTTATAAACTTGAAATATTCTTACTCCTAATGGAATAGAATATAAGCAACACAAAATTCCAATTTTAACTATGGGAGAGATCAAAGGAATTGATACTTTATATTTCCTAATATAGCTGCCATATACTGATCTTTCACAGAAATCTACTGCAGTCACAAACTTGTCTTTGCTTAAATATTCATGCAATTTTATAGTTATATCCATAGGCTGCATcaaaatgtcaaaaattaaATCCTAAAAAGGCAATAAAGGGGGAGGCAAGTGTCATGCAATGAAAATTTTAGGGTACTGAAAAGATGGATTACATCTGCATTGACCACACCTGATGCTGCAGGacaaacatgaaaatgaaaactaaGTCCCCTAAAAGAAAATGGCTGAAGCTGTTAGAGAAGGATGTCAGAATGGACAAAGCCTTGAGGATCCATAATTGGGACTAGGAGGATCCAGCAACCCAACATGTGCAGAAGCTGTAACATGCACATGTGCATGACATCCTCAGAGCTTACCACTAGCACTAGAATTTTATTATAGACAAACAGGAAGCCAGTAATGTTAAAGAGTAAAACCACAAGAACAATATATTTTGTTGAGACAGCAAAGGAAAAACATGTTAAGGTGAGTCAAGTACAAATTGGAACACAAATGCATAAATTTCTATGAGCTAAGATAATGTGGAGAACACTAATTGTGTGTAAAATAGGCAAAGCATGACACCTAGGAAGAACAAAGAATAACGACCTGAGACTTCTAATACCGGGTGGAAATCAGCAGCAGTGGGAGGAAGAGTGTCATCATTGCAAAATTCTTCACAGCCAGAAAGTCAGCATAGTTTATGTATGCACATTCCTTTAGGTTTCGAGTTTAAGATTTAGATACCAAATTGCATTGTTCTTTCCTATAAATTTTCAGAGAGTCAATATCATTGTTTATAATCATGCCTGAATGAGTTTGTCCCACAATAGTGAGGAGAGGCTGTAATCTCATGTGGCATGCTTTCCTTAAAGGCAGGACAGTGCAACAGCACTCTCATAACACACATCCTTTGTTGTGTGCATTGAAACATTTAGCTTTACACATAATAAGCTCCATTCACTCGACTGACGTTTATTATGTAGTTAAAATGGTAGTAATTGGTATGATTATTTCCTCGCTTCatcgaagaaaaaaatttccatGCACTGTTCAAACTAATGGAAGATAAAGACATGAAACTTAAAATGACTTACTGTGGTGGAAGATCAGCATCTGTTGAACTTTCACTAAGAATTCGCTCCAGttcttgaatattttgtttCAGTTCATGAGTTAACTTCTCTTGAGATGGAAGCTTTGCAATGCTAGGATAATATGCTCTAGCCACAAAAAGttggtcttttaatttcttcaccatAAAATCCTTCATATTTTCTCTATGCTCGTCACGCCAATGGCAATAGCCTCCAAATCTGAGCTCACATTTTTCACTTTCCTCAACTGCATTTCTTTTATGCTTTGTGATTTCATCTGTACCAGCAGCTGCAGCATCCTGCCACAGCATATTAAAAAACTCCAGTCTTTAAAAGCATTATAAATGGCTAACTTTTCAGAAAGCACTCGGATGCTTGCATACATACATTTCTAATGGGAGGTGGTTGAGGTACAACAGGAAGCACCACAGGAGTACCTGTTAATGATTGGAAAGGAGAAtaagccttttttctttttaaataatcagTCTTTTAGTTGGGAAGTGACAATTATAAAAGAAACGCTTGAGATTTTTTGTCATTGACTGCCATGAACAACACCTGAACTTGCGGTCTTATTTTCTGCTCCACTTGTAAAGTTTATAACTAAATCCTGAGATACAAAATACGAGAAAACACAGTGGATTAAAAACAGATTTAGATACCTGTAGATaggctaaaaaatttaataaggtTAAATCAAATTGTAAGTAGGCCTTAAAAGCTCAAGCTTCCAGTAAATCTGTATCTTGCTTCATTCATAACTGAAGGAACTGAACCATAATAAATCTAATACTACAAGGGAACAGGGGAAAAGGTGATGCACAAGATATGTGCAGAAGCCCAGAAGCAATTCcatatgaaattgaattgaattgaattgaaatatgaaatttgtAATAGCTTCTTTTGTAGCCATTACACTGAGAGATATTTGCACCAGATGATGCACCTTTATAGACCCCTTAACAATGGATAGCAAAACTTTTGACTCCAGGACATGGAAAGGAACTACAAATGAAAGCGATCAGTTGCTAAAGTTATATGAAGCCAGAGATGAACAGAAAATATTAAGGCCCTGAATTTCTTCAATACATACATGAAGAGAGTAACAAGTGGAAGTATTAATGGTATTGGTGAATCGCTCCAGATCAAACAATGATTATATGAAGAGAAGAATAGTAGAAATGAAATGCCATTTTAGGAGGTCAGGAACAGCACggtaaagaaaataagataaaatcttGTTCAATCAAACAGAGAGAACCACCAAATCTCTCTTTTATCATACAATATATCGAGAATGTCCCTGACAATCAGAGTTCAGTTACTGTTTCTGCATTTGTGTGAAGATATAAAACttgatcaaaatcaaacaacttCTCAGCAGAATGATTTACTGTCAAACATCAAATTCCTATTttgccaaaaacaaaatgaaaaagaaaaagaagaaagaagaaatccaAATAATTGACCAAGGTCAAATCCTATTAGCACAAAGCTATCATCATCaatcaatatgatttttattgatGCACATTAAAGGGGAACTTTTTGAAGATTATGCATAATAATTAAGTTTTCCAAAATTCCACATGTTATGCATGCTTCTGGTCTCATACATGGACCATTGCTACAAATCAAAACTTTGCTGGATTACAAAGCAACAATACAATGAGGATGTTAagccaagagaaaaaaacagaaacagaaaccaTGGTATTAAGAGAGAATTTTCAGAGATTCTGAGATCTCTTTTTAACTTGAGTGAATAGTTAAAAGAGAATTCTTTTGACATCTTATTGTTTTATTCTTCATTAAATACACTTGACAGTTTCATTcctgttgtaattttatttgtttatctcTAAACGAATTTATTTATCAGGGttggatgatttgtttttatggtgAGGGGATTTTCAATGATCACATTTGTCAGATACAATTGTAAACAGGTTAGAAATACACATTCTGAAGGTCCATACCACAACAAACGTCTTCCAAAGACAATAACCCATCGCCATTTGCCAACTTTTTAATCATATAGCAAACTCAACATAATTGTTTCCAATGTTTTTCCACTGATTAACACAATAGCAACTCCATTCAGCAATTGATAGGTTTATTTGGAGTAGGTATAGTGTCCATGGTAAATTTCTTGGTTTAGAGGTTTCAGTTTCAAATCTAGGCAACTCAGTAGGCAGGGACAGAGTTGGTACTTCTGCAATTCTGTACtaggtttctttttctttggccTTCACGATATTTGCAGGTATTTCCCCATTCATGAGTCGTTAGTCTATTTAGcatttaatatcatattttatttaaaagccATAACCCCATTTAGCAATACATAATGAAGCTTGAATCTTGAAGACTGCGTCATACTAATATGCCACTTATCACTCAACCTTACTAATGTTAGAAATAAAAACCTAATGGGAATTGGGAAGCtcaaatatgaataataaaatattgcaGGACGAGGCTGAGCATGCCAGAGAATAAGAAAGTGATCATACTGATCGAAAAGCGTGCGCGCGCACGCACACATTCAAAGTTCTTGTTGTATACGTATAAGAAAGTGACAGGAGGTTAAACTGCCTAATGCTGAATCCTAAAAAACGAAAACCGAACTATCAATCTCAGTTACGGTGGCAGTTTTCAAGTAGACTGGTAAATAAGAGTAAGGTTCCAAAGTTTAGcaagaaaaacaaggaaaaagtaAAGGACATTACTTGATGAATCTTAGGAAGAGTTGGTGCAAAGTTGTTGATAAGTTCCTTTATGTGGCTTGACTGGTCTGTCTACAGTtacaagcaaataaaaataaaattagtccgtaaaatgaaaagaatccttgtaatatcatatcaaagaaaccctaataattcaattcaattaaaacttGTTGAATTGAAGAAATACATACAGCAGAAGCAGAAGAAGTTTGTCGATCAGAGAGATGTCCTGCGGAGGAAGATGAATGACATAATTTAGTAATCGAATTCATTTGAtgtgacaaaaaaagaaagaaagagatctGGTTGGCGTGTATTTAGTGAAAAGCAAAGTGTGTATGTATCAGTTAGATtcgaaagaagaaaacaacagaaaaagtGAAAGGGAAGCTGGatctggggggggggggggggggggggggggggcggggaagagagagagatgttgtTGTAAGGAGTTACCGGTGGAGTGGAAGCCGTTGTGGTAAAGGCCGAGCAAAAAGACGAGAGGAACGAGCATTGAAAGCAGCACCAGAAATAGCACTCCTATTACCAGACATCTCCATCGCCTTTTCCCTTGATTGTGATtattatgatagcctttcatctCTTCCCTCTCTTCGTCCGAGGAgattctctctttttcctttctaCCACCGCTCCTATCGAATCTAATCTAATATGCAGCTGCAGGGCCGACCGTCAGAttcaaatttcattcaattGCATTTACGAGAGGCAGAGGCAGAGGCAGGCTTTTTCCTTCCCTCGCAATCAACAAATCATTCACATTATCAAAACATTacgagtattattattattatgcacTGCACCGCTTCTCCTCTTCTACTCTTCTTCTGCCTCTTGTTATCCAATTACAGATACAATTACAGATACAAACTCTAACTCGACAATGCAAATGGATCCTCTTCTGGatgcaaagagagagagagagagagagagagaggaaagaaaaggcgagagaATCGCCCACGCACACAGAGTTGGAGAATTGCACGTAACACCTTTTCTCAAACTAACGTCTTTTATTTTACCACCgcagaaatgaaagaaatagagagatgaatatagaaaaaaatatttaatattatatttaatgaatttatttataaaaataatctacataataaaaattgacaaaaatataaaatttattaaataatatatatatatatatatgtaataataaaaatattgtaagaaaataaatgtttttatttttaaaaataaacttaatttctataaaatataagaaaattatagataaattatactaatctcatgaaaaaaaataaacgcactcaatataataaaaaaataattattattttaaaaaggctaaataaaaaaaatcatagagaatatgtattaatcaaaacataaatacaaaaattatttttaaaaatacatataaaaatgtaatgatttttaaaaaaatatataaaaaaaataaaaaaataagatcagGCATGAGGGCCAAGTAAGTCAGGCCTAGCACCTGTCCCATAAAAAAAGCACTCGCGTGcgggcctttattttttttggagtaaATTATGCCccattcttttccaaaaaaaaaaaaaagatgtgtcACCTACAATTGCCCATAATCCAGCCATTCTGGTGGCTGGAAAAACAAGGCTCTTGtgttttcaactaaaaaacttatttttaacatccAAAACACATAGAAAACATCCTTGAAACATTGTTTAACTAATCCATGGCCtctaaaaatgcaaaaaaaaatgccaTAAAACCCATaatcaactagaaaataaaaatatttaagagctCAGAtatgtttttaggtgttttcaatATAAGAAACGACTTAATGTTAACTCCCTTCATCATatgaaattatttgataaaaaaaattgaccgtTTT of Populus trichocarpa isolate Nisqually-1 chromosome 16, P.trichocarpa_v4.1, whole genome shotgun sequence contains these proteins:
- the LOC7472508 gene encoding protein SCARECROW-like codes for the protein MLRKRMASEMMEVQSAITPQNHQRLSRGNIISSTNVYSLSISDNNNNDDDDDVIGMTRSTGASSFTSCSNNNNINPNNPNSILYPVLNYSTMTSMLPSSTNLTAITSGVSASLSVSEFLSPTVLSTNLITSCNDTHTQSQLPAVCGFSGLPLFPPAEIKRNNIRSNAAADPPPGLITTSITAPTTSTLASASMEDATSATAWIDGLIKDLLHTSTNVSIPQLIQNVREIIYPCNPNLASLLEYRLRSLTDPIIPPNILPVERSRNKEAAATVPLPLQTQRRCNQGHASNSGLTLDLDNIVSNSAPPVSSHVSHYSNWGPTPPLIICQPNIQQQHQQPQIHLVHHDQHLQQQQQKQQESPSSTSNVTPTILALNQGQPPQQQAQDQQQEKSSSAETEQVSSSTSPPSSSAAASRDKKEEMRQQKRDEEGLHLLTLLLQCAEAVSADNFEEANKMLLEISELSTPFGTSAQRVAAYFSEAMSARLVSSCLGIYATLPSMPQSHTQKMASAFQVFNGIGPFVKFSHFTANQAIQEAFEREERVHIIDLDVMQGLQWPGLFHILASRPGGPPYVRLTGLGTSLEALEATGKRLSDFAHKLGLPFEFIPVAEKVGNLEPERLNVSKREAVAVHWLQHSLYDVTGSDTNMLCLLQRLAPKVVTVVEQDLSHAGSFLGRFVEAIHYYSALFDSLGASYGEESEERHVVEQQLLSREIRNVLAVGGPSRSGDVKFHNWREKLQQSGFKGISLAGNAATQATLLLGMFPSDGYTLVEDNGTLKLGWKDLCLLTASAWRPFHVTIETATTTPRHHHHHQQQQQHHHHRFVTA
- the LOC112324535 gene encoding probable galacturonosyltransferase 7, whose product is MKGYHNNHNQGKRRWRCLVIGVLFLVLLSMLVPLVFLLGLYHNGFHSTGHLSDRQTSSASATDQSSHIKELINNFAPTLPKIHQDLVINFTSGAENKTASSGTPVVLPVVPQPPPIRNDAAAAGTDEITKHKRNAVEESEKCELRFGGYCHWRDEHRENMKDFMVKKLKDQLFVARAYYPSIAKLPSQEKLTHELKQNIQELERILSESSTDADLPPQIQKKLQKMENVISKAKTFPVDCNNVDKKLRQILDLTEEETNFHMKQSAFLYQLAVQTMPKGLHCLSMRLIVEYFKSSAHDKEFPLSERYSDPSLQHYVVFSTNVLAASVVINSTAVHARESGNLVFHVLTDGLNYYAMKLWFLRNTYKEAAVQVLNIENVTLKYYDKEVLKSMSLPVEYRVSFQTVTNPPASHLRTEYVSVFSHTHYLLPYIFEKLKRVVVLDDDVVVQRDLSDLWNLNMGRKVNGALQLCSVQLGQLRSYLGKSIFDKTSCAWMSGLNVIDLVRWRELDLTKTYWKLGQEVSKGTESDESVALSTSLLTFQDLVYPLDGAWALSGLGHDYGIDVQAIKKASVLHFNGQMKPWLELGIPKYKHYWKRFLNRHDQLLVECNVNP